The proteins below come from a single Stomoxys calcitrans chromosome 1, idStoCalc2.1, whole genome shotgun sequence genomic window:
- the LOC106091651 gene encoding G-box-binding factor-like, with product MLVAHNKGKNVGGKSKLKIVRKQQNIGGKSKENIMKILYYQAQHHHLKMHSTSYASQQHRHHQRIQQQVQEQQEEIHVQQQQQQHHYQQVELVQHNGQNIARNKQIENDLDLDELAYYIKKTREKNKKHKSNNMFSTKMCLRLRKLLYNNNISNSRF from the coding sequence ATGCTAGTCGCGCAcaataaaggaaaaaatgttGGTGGAAAATCCAAACTAAAGATAGTGCGGAAACAACAAAACATTGGTGGAAAATCCAaagaaaatattatgaaaatattATATTATCAGGCCCAACATCATCATTTGAAAATGCATTCAACGTCGTACGCTTCTCAACAACACCGTCATCATCAACGAATTCAACAACAAGTTCAAGAACAACAAGAAGAAATTCACgttcaacagcaacaacaacaacatcattatCAACAAGTGGAGCTGGTTCAACATAACGGGCAAAATATTGCTCGAAACAAGCAAATCGAAAATGACTTGGATCTGGATGAGCTGGCTTACTACATCAAGAAAACCAGAGAGAAGAATAAGAAGCACAAATCCAACAACATGTTTTCAACGAAAATGTGCCTTCGACTTCGAAAGCtgctctacaacaacaacatcagcaacagCAGATTCTAG